One bacterium DNA segment encodes these proteins:
- a CDS encoding DUF1329 domain-containing protein, with protein sequence MKRVLVAITIIAAAAVTAWGASPQEVARLGKDLNYAGAEKAGSKDGSIPAWEGKDVPLAGWTVGKYRGDYWKFKNEKPLFTIDASNVDKYKDKLSPGQVQWVKQTKGYKMNVYPSHRNAGYPEWIEANIRKNAAGAAKLAKGGGSIADAALPGILFPFPKDGEEILWNFLERYKGVGVQFPRTTTAVSPRPGSTEWLDPSGPQHTFYPWAKKGTTRPSQVNNLNMCIDFGYDTPPALAGQRIFICDYTDTRDRESFFYFPGQRRVRRLPAYANDAPQIGFENQYPIDTAWVYMGKGDRYDWKIVGKKEMYVPYNSFGMFDFRKKLHDVLQLKHLANESRRYELHRVWVVEATLKKGVRHTMPRRVFYFDEDTYLALVGDMYDAKGGLWKVSENYPIPIWELGGTVADFPFVSYDLTTGRYVCDQSCIGTGKDVRYFADSNDPRFKMNWFTAENLRSVSER encoded by the coding sequence ATGAAAAGGGTTCTGGTTGCGATCACGATCATCGCGGCGGCAGCGGTCACGGCATGGGGCGCCTCGCCCCAGGAAGTCGCGCGGCTGGGGAAGGACCTGAATTACGCGGGAGCCGAGAAGGCGGGGAGCAAGGACGGGTCGATCCCCGCGTGGGAGGGGAAGGACGTTCCCCTGGCGGGGTGGACCGTGGGGAAATACCGCGGCGATTACTGGAAGTTCAAGAACGAAAAGCCGCTGTTCACCATCGATGCCTCCAATGTCGACAAGTACAAGGACAAGTTGAGCCCGGGGCAGGTCCAGTGGGTCAAACAGACCAAGGGGTACAAGATGAACGTGTACCCGTCCCATCGCAATGCCGGCTACCCGGAGTGGATCGAGGCGAACATCCGGAAGAACGCGGCCGGCGCCGCGAAGCTCGCCAAGGGGGGGGGATCCATAGCGGATGCCGCTCTTCCCGGGATCCTGTTCCCGTTCCCGAAGGATGGGGAAGAGATCCTGTGGAATTTCCTGGAGCGCTATAAAGGCGTCGGAGTCCAGTTCCCCAGGACCACCACGGCGGTTTCGCCCCGCCCGGGCAGCACGGAGTGGCTGGATCCTTCGGGTCCGCAGCATACGTTCTACCCCTGGGCGAAAAAGGGAACCACGCGTCCTTCGCAGGTGAACAACCTGAACATGTGCATCGATTTCGGGTACGACACCCCGCCGGCCCTCGCCGGGCAGCGGATCTTCATCTGCGACTACACCGACACCCGGGACCGCGAGTCGTTCTTCTACTTCCCCGGGCAGCGCCGGGTCCGCCGGCTGCCGGCGTACGCCAACGACGCCCCGCAGATCGGCTTCGAGAACCAGTACCCGATCGACACGGCGTGGGTCTACATGGGGAAAGGGGACCGGTACGACTGGAAGATCGTCGGCAAGAAGGAGATGTACGTCCCGTACAACAGCTTCGGGATGTTCGACTTCCGGAAGAAGCTGCACGACGTGCTCCAGCTCAAGCACCTGGCCAACGAGAGCCGCCGCTACGAGCTGCACCGCGTATGGGTGGTGGAAGCGACGTTGAAGAAGGGGGTGCGGCACACGATGCCGCGGCGCGTCTTCTACTTCGACGAGGATACCTACCTGGCGCTGGTGGGGGACATGTACGACGCCAAGGGAGGGCTGTGGAAGGTTTCGGAAAATTACCCGATTCCCATCTGGGAGCTCGGGGGGACGGTCGCCGATTTCCCGTTCGTATCGTACGACCTGACTACCGGGCGATATGTGTGCGACCAGAGCTGCATCGGGACCGGGAAGGACGTGCGTTACTTCGCCGATTCCAACGACCCGCGGTTCAAGATGAACTGGTTCACGGCCGAAAACCTTCGCTCGGTCAGCGAACGGTAG
- a CDS encoding DUF1302 domain-containing protein: protein MKTMSRSAILIGAIALMCAGTAHAFQFQASDSIKGSLDMQLTLGAGMRLLNPNPGMTGDPTRGGRNTEQWSNGDDGNLNYKKGDFFTTYLKFTPELLLKFPDDYKFMARGTALYDFKATDTRRTDLADDAKDQAARDVRLLDLWVSKDLNVGSQRARVRVGNQVISWGESIFAIGGINSTNALDFQKFTTPGTQIKEAVIPAPIVSVASGLGNGVNAEVYYQFRWNRNRLPPVGTYFSVADILGKGRQPFFVDVSGGPGTSNFGGLDLAAGGVPLDFETGIGNTLPVPFRGDVTPKNSGQYGAAVHYKPEGIPLDMGFYFMNYHDKMPVLSLMSDLTAQWTYLENRKLYGVSANFPVGNWAVGWELSYRPKDAIALSSCFGTGGPLDANINPTSAAVDCPMYIDQKKYQMHLTGILSLTPGDHGWMLDLLHADTATFTGEAVGIRYPGLSANKRFTRDIGGTTVVQVPAAGYAFWKGPRDEAGFDTVAGAGTENSFGYTVDFNWAYDNRIIKGWTVLPGVTWFQAVKGDTPTLTANYLEGAKSMNIYFLFNQNAPTRWQAGLNYTSYWGGGRDHLRQPLGDRDFVGGFITRNF, encoded by the coding sequence ATGAAGACGATGTCGAGATCTGCAATCCTCATCGGTGCGATCGCGTTGATGTGCGCGGGGACGGCGCACGCGTTCCAGTTCCAGGCAAGCGACTCCATCAAGGGCAGCCTGGACATGCAGCTGACCCTCGGGGCCGGGATGCGGCTGTTGAACCCGAATCCGGGCATGACCGGGGATCCGACCCGCGGCGGCAGAAACACCGAGCAATGGTCCAACGGGGATGACGGGAACCTGAACTACAAGAAGGGGGACTTCTTCACCACGTACCTCAAGTTCACTCCGGAACTGCTGCTGAAGTTCCCGGACGACTACAAGTTCATGGCCCGGGGGACCGCGCTGTACGATTTCAAGGCGACGGACACCCGGCGCACGGATCTCGCGGACGACGCCAAGGACCAGGCCGCGCGGGACGTGCGGCTCCTGGACCTCTGGGTGAGCAAGGACCTGAACGTCGGCTCCCAGAGGGCCCGCGTGCGCGTCGGCAACCAGGTCATCAGCTGGGGCGAGAGCATCTTCGCGATCGGAGGGATCAACTCCACCAACGCGCTGGATTTCCAGAAGTTCACCACGCCGGGGACCCAGATCAAGGAGGCCGTCATCCCGGCGCCGATCGTCAGCGTCGCCTCCGGGTTGGGAAATGGGGTCAACGCCGAGGTGTATTACCAATTCCGATGGAACCGGAACCGCCTGCCTCCCGTCGGCACCTATTTCTCCGTCGCGGACATCCTGGGGAAGGGCCGGCAGCCGTTCTTCGTCGACGTCAGCGGGGGCCCGGGCACGAGCAACTTCGGCGGACTGGATCTGGCGGCGGGCGGGGTCCCGCTGGACTTCGAAACCGGTATCGGCAACACGCTTCCGGTCCCTTTCCGGGGCGACGTGACGCCGAAGAACAGCGGACAGTACGGCGCCGCGGTGCATTACAAGCCGGAAGGGATCCCCCTGGACATGGGGTTCTACTTCATGAACTACCACGACAAGATGCCGGTCCTGAGCTTGATGAGCGACCTTACCGCCCAGTGGACGTACCTGGAGAACCGGAAGCTGTACGGCGTCAGCGCGAACTTCCCCGTCGGGAACTGGGCGGTGGGCTGGGAACTCTCCTACCGTCCGAAGGACGCCATCGCGCTGTCGAGCTGCTTCGGCACGGGAGGGCCGCTGGACGCGAACATCAACCCGACCTCCGCCGCGGTGGACTGCCCGATGTATATCGACCAGAAGAAGTACCAGATGCACCTGACGGGGATCCTGAGCCTGACCCCGGGCGACCACGGCTGGATGCTGGACCTGCTCCATGCGGACACGGCGACGTTCACCGGCGAGGCCGTGGGGATCCGGTACCCCGGCCTGAGCGCCAACAAGCGGTTCACCCGTGACATCGGCGGGACCACGGTGGTGCAGGTGCCCGCGGCCGGCTACGCGTTCTGGAAAGGCCCCCGCGACGAGGCCGGGTTCGATACCGTGGCAGGCGCCGGCACCGAGAACTCGTTCGGATATACCGTCGATTTCAACTGGGCCTACGACAACCGGATCATCAAGGGATGGACGGTGCTTCCCGGCGTGACCTGGTTCCAGGCCGTCAAGGGCGACACGCCGACGCTCACGGCGAACTACCTGGAAGGCGCCAAGTCGATGAACATCTACTTCCTGTTCAACCAGAACGCGCCGACCCGGTGGCAGGCGGGGCTCAACTACACGAGTTACTGGGGCGGGGGGAGAGACCACCTTCGCCAGCCCCTGGGCGACAGGGACTTCGTCGGCGGATTCATCACCCGCAACTTCTGA